In Streptomyces sp. RFCAC02, the following proteins share a genomic window:
- a CDS encoding extracellular solute-binding protein: MTHSARRRRTALATTTVLALALAACSSDGDGGEGADGRIRLDINGQPPGTDARELRIFEAEIAAFEEAHPEIDIVPHEGFMEPETFNTRIASGDLEDVFYVYFTDPARLIEQGYAADITDHLADVPHLDEVKPELNQVFQDAEGRQYGIPTANYSMGLLYNRDLFEQAGLDPDAPPTTWDEVREASDAIADIGGGVTGYGECAIDNTGGWHLTSEIYSRGGEVATQDGDRWRAAFNDAPAREMLETLHAMRWEDDSMGSDQMRSCEDLMIAMGAGQLGMYVAAPDNIPTIVRQYEGTYENLGLAPIPDGQGTLIGGEGYMINANASPEVIEAALTWLQWRFVNPDETERRIQQRLDDDQPVGLPMPPTPDIWVDGETRDAVEALKEEHANVPVGNVAPFMDAAPSIPGRIEPPSAQEVYAILDGVVQGVLTDRDADIQGLLDDAEQQVNSVYDAL; this comes from the coding sequence ATGACGCACAGCGCGCGCCGCCGCCGTACGGCGCTGGCGACCACGACCGTCCTCGCGCTCGCGCTCGCCGCCTGTTCCTCCGACGGGGACGGCGGCGAGGGGGCGGACGGCAGGATCCGGCTGGACATCAACGGCCAGCCGCCCGGCACCGACGCCCGCGAGCTGCGCATCTTCGAGGCGGAGATCGCCGCCTTCGAGGAGGCCCACCCCGAGATCGACATCGTTCCGCACGAGGGCTTCATGGAGCCCGAGACCTTCAACACCCGCATCGCCAGCGGTGACCTGGAGGACGTGTTCTACGTCTACTTCACCGACCCCGCCCGCCTGATCGAGCAGGGATACGCGGCCGACATCACCGACCACCTGGCCGACGTGCCCCACCTCGACGAGGTGAAGCCGGAGCTGAACCAGGTCTTCCAGGACGCGGAGGGCCGCCAGTACGGCATACCCACCGCCAACTACTCGATGGGCCTCCTCTACAACCGAGACCTCTTCGAGCAGGCCGGGCTCGACCCCGACGCACCCCCCACCACCTGGGACGAGGTCCGCGAGGCGTCCGACGCGATCGCCGACATCGGCGGCGGCGTGACCGGCTACGGCGAATGCGCCATCGACAACACCGGCGGCTGGCACCTGACCAGCGAGATCTACTCACGCGGCGGCGAGGTCGCGACCCAGGACGGCGACCGCTGGCGGGCCGCGTTCAACGACGCCCCCGCCCGCGAGATGCTGGAGACGCTCCACGCCATGCGCTGGGAGGACGACTCCATGGGCAGCGACCAGATGCGGTCCTGCGAGGACCTGATGATCGCCATGGGCGCCGGCCAGCTCGGCATGTACGTGGCCGCTCCCGACAACATCCCCACCATCGTGCGCCAGTACGAGGGCACGTACGAGAACCTGGGGCTCGCCCCCATCCCGGACGGACAGGGCACCCTCATCGGCGGCGAGGGCTACATGATCAACGCGAACGCGTCGCCCGAGGTGATCGAGGCCGCCCTCACCTGGCTCCAGTGGCGGTTCGTCAACCCCGACGAGACCGAGCGCCGCATCCAGCAGCGGCTGGACGACGACCAGCCGGTCGGCCTGCCCATGCCCCCCACCCCCGACATCTGGGTGGACGGCGAGACCCGCGACGCGGTCGAGGCACTCAAGGAGGAGCACGCCAACGTGCCGGTCGGCAACGTGGCCCCGTTCATGGACGCCGCCCCCTCCATCCCGGGCCGGATCGAACCGCCGTCCGCCCAGGAGGTCTACGCCATCCTCGACGGGGTCGTGCAGGGCGTGCTGACCGACCGCGACGCGGACATCCAGGGACTCCTGGACGACGCCGAGCAGCAGGTCAACAGCGTCTACGACGCCCTCTGA
- a CDS encoding LacI family DNA-binding transcriptional regulator, protein MTRRLAQVAQKVGVSEATVSRVLNGKPGVSEATRQAVLTALDVLGYERPTQLRGERGRLVGLVLPELQNPIFPAFAEVLGGVLAQRGLVPVLCTQTPGGIKETDYVDLLLQQQVSGVIFAGGLYAQGDASHDHYRLLAERRLPVVLINASVPGLPFPRVSCDDAVAVEQAWRHLTSLGHERIGLVLGPPDHMPSQRKLAAAVAAAEAGGGELPEERVARAMYTLEGGQAATVTLLERGVTGVICASDIIALGAVRAARRRGLSVPGDLSVVGFDDSALMTSTSPPLSTVRQPIEAMGRAAVDVLAAQFGGRDVPHDELLFAPELVVRESTGPMLGGCRSGV, encoded by the coding sequence ATGACACGACGACTTGCTCAGGTAGCGCAGAAGGTGGGGGTCAGCGAGGCGACGGTCAGCCGGGTCCTCAACGGCAAGCCCGGGGTCTCGGAGGCGACCCGGCAGGCCGTGCTGACCGCGCTGGACGTCCTCGGGTACGAGCGGCCCACCCAACTGCGCGGTGAGCGCGGCCGGCTGGTGGGTCTCGTCCTGCCCGAGCTCCAGAACCCGATCTTCCCCGCCTTCGCCGAGGTGCTCGGCGGCGTCCTGGCGCAGCGGGGCCTGGTGCCCGTGCTGTGCACCCAGACGCCCGGCGGCATCAAGGAGACCGACTACGTCGATCTGCTCCTCCAGCAGCAGGTGTCCGGTGTGATCTTCGCCGGCGGTCTGTACGCCCAGGGCGACGCGTCGCACGACCACTACCGGCTGCTCGCCGAACGGCGGCTGCCCGTCGTACTGATCAACGCCTCCGTGCCCGGCCTGCCCTTCCCCCGCGTGTCCTGCGACGACGCGGTCGCGGTGGAGCAGGCGTGGCGGCATCTGACCTCGCTCGGGCACGAGCGGATCGGTCTCGTGCTCGGGCCGCCCGACCACATGCCGTCGCAGCGCAAGCTCGCGGCGGCCGTCGCCGCGGCGGAGGCGGGGGGCGGCGAACTGCCCGAGGAGCGGGTCGCCCGTGCCATGTACACCCTGGAGGGCGGGCAGGCGGCGACCGTGACCCTGCTGGAGCGGGGGGTGACCGGTGTGATCTGCGCCAGCGACATCATCGCCCTCGGTGCGGTGCGGGCGGCGCGCAGGCGCGGCCTTTCGGTGCCGGGCGACCTGTCGGTGGTCGGGTTCGACGACTCGGCCCTCATGACCAGCACCTCCCCGCCGCTGAGCACGGTGCGGCAGCCGATCGAGGCCATGGGCCGGGCCGCGGTGGACGTGCTGGCGGCCCAGTTCGGGGGCCGGGACGTCCCCCACGATGAGCTGCTGTTCGCACCTGAACTCGTGGTGCGGGAATCGACCGGTCCGATGCTCGGTGGATGTCGATCCGGCGTCTGA
- a CDS encoding sugar ABC transporter permease: MATPATRRRLAEHVTAYGFLCAALVVFSLFAWYPVLRNVLLSFQEVNFVRGTSWVGLDNFTRVLDDPLFATAWRNTAVFSLYALVLGFGVPFVTAVLINEFRHARAFFRVLVYLPVMLPPVVVSLMWRWFYQPEGGLINEVLGTAGLPTPDWTNASDTALISLVIVSTWANMGTATLIYLAALQTIPGELYESAELDGAGVLKRLWHVTIPQTRFVILMLLLLQVIATMQVFTEPFVMTGGGPQDSTVTVMLLIYRYAFRYNDFGAASAMSLMLLLVLAVFSAAYLRVTRGRQN; encoded by the coding sequence ATGGCCACCCCCGCAACGCGCCGCCGGCTGGCGGAGCACGTCACCGCCTACGGCTTCCTGTGCGCCGCGCTCGTCGTCTTCTCCCTCTTCGCCTGGTACCCGGTCCTCCGCAACGTGCTGCTGAGCTTCCAGGAGGTGAACTTCGTCCGCGGCACGAGCTGGGTCGGCCTGGACAACTTCACCCGCGTCCTGGACGACCCGCTGTTCGCCACGGCCTGGCGCAACACCGCCGTCTTCTCGCTCTACGCCCTGGTCCTCGGCTTCGGCGTGCCCTTCGTGACGGCCGTCCTCATCAACGAGTTCCGGCACGCGAGGGCGTTCTTCCGGGTCCTCGTCTACCTGCCGGTGATGCTGCCCCCGGTCGTCGTGTCCCTGATGTGGCGGTGGTTCTACCAGCCGGAGGGCGGTCTGATCAACGAGGTGCTCGGCACCGCGGGACTGCCCACCCCCGACTGGACCAACGCGTCGGACACCGCGCTGATCTCCCTGGTCATCGTCTCGACCTGGGCGAACATGGGCACCGCGACCCTCATCTACCTCGCGGCACTCCAGACGATCCCCGGCGAGCTGTACGAGTCGGCGGAGCTGGACGGCGCCGGCGTCCTGAAGCGCCTGTGGCACGTCACCATCCCGCAGACCCGCTTCGTCATCCTGATGCTCCTGTTGCTCCAAGTGATCGCCACGATGCAGGTCTTCACCGAACCCTTCGTGATGACCGGCGGCGGCCCCCAGGACTCGACCGTCACGGTGATGCTCCTCATCTACCGCTACGCGTTCCGCTACAACGACTTCGGCGCCGCCAGCGCGATGAGCCTGATGCTGCTCCTGGTGCTCGCCGTCTTCTCCGCCGCCTACCTGCGGGTCACCCGCGGCAGGCAGAACTGA
- a CDS encoding carbohydrate ABC transporter permease, giving the protein MRTLVRPAVLRTPRGRLIYWTLLTLTLALFVLAFLIPLYWMVTGGMKSSPELARTPPTYIPEEWHPGNYTDAWDELDLARYFGNTLVLIGGAWLLGLAVQLPAAYALSKLRPRFGQVVLGLMLLTLMVPATALLVPTYLTVSDLDLINNPAAVWLPAAANAFNIYVLKNFFDRIPDDLLDAARMDGAGPLTTMWRIVLPLSRPIIAVVSILSITALWRDFLWPLVVLPDPAEQPITVYLQRIADTTSLNLLTAGLVLASLPLVIVFLLFQRHILAGLTAGSLKG; this is encoded by the coding sequence ATGCGCACCCTCGTACGGCCCGCCGTGCTCCGGACGCCCCGTGGCCGGCTGATCTACTGGACCCTCCTCACCCTGACGCTCGCGCTGTTCGTCCTGGCCTTCCTCATACCGCTCTACTGGATGGTCACGGGCGGCATGAAGAGTTCCCCCGAGCTGGCCAGGACACCCCCGACGTACATCCCCGAGGAGTGGCACCCGGGCAACTACACCGACGCCTGGGACGAACTCGACCTCGCCCGCTACTTCGGCAACACCCTGGTCCTGATCGGCGGTGCCTGGCTGCTCGGCCTGGCCGTGCAGCTTCCCGCCGCCTACGCCCTGTCCAAGCTCCGCCCCCGGTTCGGCCAGGTGGTGCTCGGACTGATGCTCCTGACGCTCATGGTCCCGGCCACGGCCCTGCTCGTGCCGACGTATCTGACGGTCTCGGACCTGGACCTCATCAACAACCCGGCCGCGGTCTGGCTCCCGGCGGCGGCCAACGCGTTCAACATCTACGTACTGAAGAACTTCTTCGACCGCATACCCGACGACCTGCTCGACGCGGCCCGCATGGACGGCGCCGGGCCGCTCACCACCATGTGGCGCATCGTCCTGCCCCTCTCCCGCCCGATCATCGCCGTGGTGTCGATCCTCTCCATCACCGCCCTGTGGCGCGACTTCCTGTGGCCGCTGGTCGTCCTGCCCGACCCGGCCGAACAGCCCATCACCGTCTACCTCCAGCGGATCGCCGACACCACGTCGCTCAACCTGCTGACCGCCGGCCTGGTCCTCGCCAGCCTGCCCCTGGTCATCGTCTTCCTGCTCTTCCAGCGCCACATCCTCGCCGGCCTCACCGCGGGCAGCCTCAAGGGCTGA
- a CDS encoding CobW family GTP-binding protein, translating to MSVPTTDSGAGAAVPSTGRIPVVVLTGFLGSGKTTLLNHLLRNRAGVRIGAVVNDFGDIPVDALLVAGQADAMATFGNGCLCCAVDTEDLDLALERLSAPEAGIDLIVVEASGLAEPAALVRMILAGDAPRTVYGGLVHVVDAGEPDRAGHPGFADLIVLNKTDRVGAGRRDALVTALREAAGGTPVVAVEHGRIDPRLLLDPEAAPAPERGARQLSFADLVAGDPDDHAHGHGTDHAGHPHEAYTAVSFRTERPLVPAALMRFLDTRPEGLYRIKGHVSFGPPGADGGGGRYLVHAVGRFVRFYPSVPAAGGDDPTALVLIGAGIDGDGLLARLDACTATGEDADGPQSEGIMAVLRFTDTPDDTGGDPAAAR from the coding sequence ATGTCCGTCCCGACCACCGACAGCGGCGCCGGCGCAGCCGTTCCGAGCACCGGCCGCATCCCCGTCGTCGTCCTCACCGGATTCCTCGGCAGCGGGAAGACGACGCTCCTCAACCACCTGCTGCGCAACCGGGCCGGCGTCCGCATCGGCGCGGTCGTCAACGACTTCGGCGACATCCCGGTCGACGCGCTGCTGGTCGCGGGCCAGGCGGACGCCATGGCGACCTTCGGGAACGGCTGCCTGTGCTGCGCGGTGGACACCGAGGACCTCGACCTGGCGCTGGAGCGCCTCAGCGCTCCCGAGGCCGGCATCGATCTGATCGTCGTGGAGGCGAGCGGCCTGGCCGAGCCGGCCGCCCTCGTCCGGATGATCCTCGCCGGCGACGCGCCCCGCACCGTCTACGGCGGCCTCGTCCACGTGGTCGACGCGGGCGAGCCGGACCGCGCCGGGCACCCGGGCTTCGCCGACCTGATCGTCCTCAACAAGACCGACCGTGTGGGCGCCGGGCGGCGCGACGCGCTCGTCACCGCCCTCCGGGAGGCCGCGGGCGGCACGCCCGTCGTGGCCGTCGAGCACGGGCGGATCGACCCCCGGCTGCTCCTCGACCCGGAGGCGGCGCCCGCGCCCGAGCGCGGCGCGCGGCAGCTCTCGTTCGCCGACCTCGTCGCCGGCGACCCCGACGACCATGCGCACGGACACGGCACGGACCACGCAGGCCACCCGCACGAGGCGTACACCGCGGTGTCGTTCCGCACGGAGCGGCCGCTCGTCCCCGCGGCCCTGATGCGCTTCCTCGACACCCGGCCCGAGGGCCTGTACCGGATCAAGGGGCACGTGTCGTTCGGGCCGCCCGGGGCGGACGGCGGCGGCGGACGCTACCTCGTGCACGCAGTCGGCCGCTTCGTGCGCTTCTACCCGTCCGTCCCCGCCGCGGGCGGCGACGACCCGACCGCGCTCGTCCTGATCGGCGCCGGCATCGACGGCGACGGCCTCCTCGCGCGCCTCGACGCCTGCACCGCGACCGGGGAGGACGCCGACGGGCCGCAGAGCGAGGGGATCATGGCGGTCCTCCGCTTCACGGACACCCCCGACGACACCGGCGGCGACCCCGCGGCGGCCCGCTGA
- a CDS encoding glycoside hydrolase family 13 protein, whose translation MPHNPTAWWRSAAIYQVYVRSFADGDGDGTGDLAGVRERLPYLAGLGVEALWFTPWYVSPLVDGGYDVADYRAIDPAFGTLAEAEKLIDEARRLGLRTIVDIVPNHVSAEHPWFRAALAAPPGSPERDLFHFRPGRGADGELPPNDWTSEFGGVPWTRTTDPDGTPGDWYLHLFAPGQPDLNWAHPRVRREHEDILRFWFERGAAGVRIDSAALLAKDPALPDFDPDRDPHPYVDRDELHDIYRSWRAIADAHDGVLIGEIWLPDAERFARYLRPDELHTAFNFSLMSCPWDAEALRESITTTLASHADVGAPATWVLCNHDITRTVTRYGRADDTGFSFAAKRFGTPTDLALGTRRARAAALLTLALPGAVYLYQGEERGLPEAEIPLDRIVDPMHRRSGGVDPGRDGCRVPLPWEGSAPPYGFGGAATWLPQPGDWAPYTAERQDADPDSMLNLYRTAIRLRNGRTGRDDPALTWLDVPDGALAFACPDGLVCVVNLAAEPVALPAHAAVLLSSAPLDGTGLLPPDTAVWLRS comes from the coding sequence GTGCCGCACAACCCCACCGCATGGTGGCGGTCCGCCGCCATCTACCAGGTGTACGTCCGCAGCTTCGCCGACGGGGACGGTGACGGCACCGGCGACCTCGCCGGTGTCAGGGAACGCCTGCCGTACCTCGCCGGGCTCGGCGTCGAGGCGCTGTGGTTCACGCCCTGGTACGTCTCCCCGCTGGTCGACGGGGGGTACGACGTGGCGGACTACCGCGCCATCGACCCCGCCTTCGGCACTCTCGCCGAGGCGGAGAAACTCATCGACGAGGCCCGCAGACTCGGCCTGCGCACCATCGTGGACATCGTCCCGAACCACGTCTCGGCCGAACACCCCTGGTTCCGGGCCGCCCTCGCCGCCCCGCCCGGCAGCCCCGAGCGCGACCTCTTCCACTTCAGGCCCGGCCGGGGCGCGGACGGCGAGCTGCCGCCCAACGACTGGACCTCCGAGTTCGGCGGCGTCCCCTGGACCCGCACCACCGATCCCGACGGGACACCGGGCGACTGGTACCTGCACCTGTTCGCCCCGGGACAGCCCGACCTCAACTGGGCGCATCCGCGCGTCCGCAGGGAGCACGAGGACATCCTGCGCTTCTGGTTCGAACGCGGGGCGGCCGGCGTCCGCATCGACTCCGCGGCCCTCCTCGCCAAGGACCCGGCCCTGCCCGACTTCGACCCCGACCGGGACCCCCACCCGTACGTGGACCGGGACGAACTCCACGACATCTACCGCTCCTGGCGCGCCATCGCCGACGCCCACGACGGCGTCCTCATCGGCGAGATCTGGCTCCCGGACGCCGAACGCTTCGCCCGCTACCTGCGGCCGGACGAACTCCACACCGCCTTCAACTTCAGCCTCATGTCCTGCCCATGGGACGCCGAGGCCCTGCGGGAGTCCATCACGACGACCCTCGCCTCCCACGCGGACGTCGGAGCCCCGGCCACCTGGGTGCTGTGCAACCACGACATCACCCGGACCGTCACCCGCTACGGCCGGGCGGACGACACGGGGTTCTCCTTCGCCGCCAAACGGTTCGGCACCCCCACCGACCTGGCCCTCGGCACCCGCCGCGCCCGCGCCGCCGCGTTGCTCACCCTCGCGCTCCCCGGAGCCGTCTACCTCTACCAGGGCGAGGAACGCGGCCTGCCCGAGGCGGAGATCCCCCTCGACCGCATCGTCGACCCGATGCACCGGCGGTCCGGCGGCGTCGACCCGGGGCGCGACGGCTGCCGCGTCCCCCTGCCCTGGGAGGGCAGCGCCCCGCCCTACGGCTTCGGCGGCGCGGCGACCTGGCTGCCCCAGCCCGGCGACTGGGCGCCGTACACCGCCGAACGGCAGGACGCCGACCCCGACTCCATGCTCAACCTCTACCGCACCGCCATCCGGCTGCGGAACGGCAGGACCGGCCGGGACGATCCCGCGCTCACCTGGCTCGACGTCCCCGACGGCGCGCTGGCGTTCGCGTGCCCGGACGGCCTGGTCTGCGTGGTCAACCTCGCCGCCGAGCCGGTGGCGCTGCCCGCTCACGCGGCTGTCCTGCTCAGCAGCGCTCCCCTGGACGGAACGGGTCTGCTGCCGCCGGACACGGCGGTCTGGCTGCGGAGCTGA
- a CDS encoding DNA topoisomerase IV subunit B, translating into MTADTSVPTAALLNGPDDGGTYTARHLLVLEGLEAVRKRPGMYIGSTDSRGLMHCLWEIIDNSVDEALGGHCDRIDVLLHEDGSLEVRDNGRGIPVDIEPKTGLSGVEVVMTKLHAGGKFGGGAYAASGGLHGVGASVVNALSARLDVEVDLGGHTHAISFRRGTPGAFSGKGPDAPFEAAGGLRKVRKVPKARRGTRVRYWADRQIFLKDARLSLDTLHARARQTAFLVPGLTITVRDERGVDGAEPTEEVFRYDGGISEFCEYLAPDKPVCDVLRLTGQGTFKETVPVLDDRGHMIPTEVKRDLDVDVALRWGTGYETTLKSFVNIIATPKGGTHVAGFERAVMRGVNDALRSAKLLRVAEDDIVKDDALEGLTAVVTVRLAEPQFEGQTKEVLGTSAASRIVAQVVGKELKAFLTSTKRDAKQQARAVLEKAVAAARTRIAARQHKEAQRRKTALESSALPAKLADCRSDDVDRSELFIVEGDSALGTAKLARNSEFQALLPIRGKILNVQKSSVSDMLKNAECGAIIQVIGAGSGRTFDIDQARYGRVIFLADADVDGAHIRCLLLTLFQRYMRPMVEQGRVFSAVPPLHRIELSNPRKGQEKYLYTYSDNELRETLLDLERRGVRYKESIQRYKGLGEMDADQLAETTMDPRKRTLRRINISDLDAAEEAFSLLMGNEVAPRREFIASSAATLDRSRIDT; encoded by the coding sequence GTGACCGCCGACACGTCCGTGCCAACCGCCGCACTGCTGAACGGGCCCGACGACGGTGGCACCTACACCGCGCGTCACCTGCTCGTTCTGGAGGGCCTCGAGGCGGTGCGCAAGCGCCCCGGCATGTACATCGGGTCCACCGACAGCCGCGGGCTCATGCACTGCCTCTGGGAGATCATCGACAACTCGGTCGACGAGGCCCTGGGCGGCCACTGCGACCGGATCGACGTCCTCCTCCACGAGGACGGCTCCCTGGAGGTCCGGGACAACGGGCGCGGCATCCCCGTGGACATCGAGCCCAAGACCGGCCTGTCGGGCGTCGAGGTCGTGATGACCAAGCTCCACGCCGGCGGCAAGTTCGGCGGCGGCGCCTATGCGGCCTCCGGCGGCCTGCACGGCGTCGGAGCCTCCGTCGTGAACGCCCTGTCCGCCCGTCTGGACGTCGAGGTGGACCTGGGCGGCCACACGCACGCCATCAGCTTCCGCCGCGGCACGCCGGGCGCGTTCAGCGGAAAGGGTCCCGACGCCCCGTTCGAGGCGGCCGGCGGCCTGCGGAAGGTCAGGAAGGTCCCGAAGGCCAGGAGGGGCACCCGGGTCCGCTACTGGGCCGATCGCCAGATCTTCCTGAAGGACGCCCGCCTCTCCCTGGACACGCTCCACGCCCGCGCGCGGCAGACGGCGTTCCTCGTCCCGGGCCTCACCATCACCGTCCGTGACGAGCGCGGTGTCGACGGTGCGGAGCCGACCGAGGAGGTCTTCCGCTACGACGGGGGCATCAGCGAGTTCTGCGAGTACCTGGCGCCGGACAAGCCCGTGTGCGACGTGCTGCGGCTGACCGGGCAGGGCACGTTCAAGGAGACGGTCCCCGTCCTCGACGACCGGGGCCACATGATCCCCACGGAGGTCAAGCGCGACCTCGACGTCGATGTTGCCCTGCGCTGGGGCACCGGCTACGAGACGACGCTCAAGTCGTTCGTCAACATCATCGCCACCCCCAAGGGCGGGACGCACGTCGCGGGCTTCGAGCGCGCCGTCATGCGCGGTGTGAACGACGCGCTGCGCTCCGCGAAGCTGCTGCGGGTCGCGGAGGACGACATCGTCAAGGACGATGCCCTGGAGGGGCTCACGGCCGTGGTGACGGTCCGGCTGGCCGAGCCGCAGTTCGAGGGGCAGACGAAGGAGGTCCTCGGCACGTCGGCGGCGTCCAGGATCGTGGCGCAGGTCGTGGGCAAGGAGCTGAAGGCGTTCCTCACCTCGACCAAGCGCGACGCGAAGCAGCAGGCCCGCGCGGTCCTGGAGAAGGCCGTCGCGGCGGCCCGCACGCGGATCGCCGCCCGGCAGCACAAGGAGGCGCAGCGCCGCAAGACGGCCCTCGAGTCCTCGGCGCTGCCGGCGAAGCTGGCCGACTGCCGCAGCGACGACGTGGACCGCAGCGAGCTGTTCATCGTCGAGGGCGACAGCGCGCTCGGCACGGCCAAGCTCGCGCGGAACTCGGAGTTCCAGGCGCTGCTGCCCATCCGCGGCAAGATCCTCAACGTCCAGAAGTCGTCCGTCTCCGACATGCTGAAGAACGCCGAGTGCGGCGCGATCATCCAGGTGATAGGAGCTGGGTCGGGGCGGACGTTCGACATCGACCAGGCGCGGTACGGCCGTGTCATCTTCCTCGCCGACGCGGACGTGGACGGCGCGCACATCCGCTGCCTGCTGCTGACCCTCTTCCAGCGCTACATGCGGCCCATGGTGGAGCAGGGGCGCGTCTTCTCGGCCGTTCCGCCGCTGCACCGCATCGAGCTGAGCAACCCGAGGAAGGGGCAGGAGAAGTACCTCTACACCTACTCGGACAACGAACTGCGCGAGACGCTGCTGGACCTGGAGCGCCGCGGCGTCCGGTACAAGGAGTCCATCCAGCGGTACAAGGGCCTCGGCGAGATGGACGCCGACCAGCTCGCGGAGACCACCATGGACCCGCGCAAGCGCACCCTGCGGCGGATCAACATCAGCGATCTCGACGCGGCCGAGGAGGCGTTCAGCCTGCTGATGGGCAATGAGGTGGCGCCGCGCCGCGAGTTCATCGCGAGTTCGGCCGCGACGCTGGACCGCTCCCGCATCGACACCTGA